Proteins found in one Acanthopagrus latus isolate v.2019 chromosome 3, fAcaLat1.1, whole genome shotgun sequence genomic segment:
- the shisa7b gene encoding protein shisa-6, translating into MKPTISKGMFCSSFVLLLSSCLAVSTLTITTERRAVDSDVRTLTSGGSSAAAGKRSTTLFLLTGYKRPLPPLPAGPKVAPKAAEVEDGDDPPVVAELPPKPLPQTMLPRNMTADALKPPLGAAQVAPPPRQLVDVDVCRGYYDVMGHFDTTFNCSKGSYIYCCGTCHYRFCCEHQRNRLDQDSCNNYISPVWADTQQPVTVPVGNKPDPDFETLQQHNSSTAYVIGGVISFTLVVAVGVRIAFSKVARRPRNRDINMPRSLVDILRHQSSPVQQGERNNTTVLTTTTSDGRTSKNLYTPILQSKDNRKRGARMNNTPQLSSGPTLISGSGKGPSGVGGSSIMGSGMRHNSSHPSFSHSFHNLAQLPPSYELAMKPEISRYSSLKRLEKELDEYSSYYNSKRRSNNAPPSFHSSQHHLPWGGEYTLGSRGTLPLNGSRPRVQIPASTPNPYPLPAQSHYTSSSFDRPPRRVRSQDQLLALGEGNTLSRLSKNQQHQYYKAMMNSSRGSNSQTLRRSHERLLVSPDRLEDQLLAMGLIIGGDRGGGSGMVPTMGRLSHHQKAQSQQNICVTPVMDRHHMIKMNSHPTPGHDHDRDRERSSDRVPAMGMHGGWEPSGSHNARRMAFASKRQNTVEQLHFIPGGGGGGVQGLRTGSKNEVTV; encoded by the exons ATGAAACCAACTATTTCAAAAGGGATGTTCTGCTCGTCCTTCGTCCTCCTGCTTTCCTCCTGCCTGGCTGTTTCCACGCTGACCATCACCACGGAGCGACGCGCTGTCGATAGCGACGTCAGGACTCTGACCAGCGGCGGTAGCTCCGCTGCAGCTGGTAAACGGAGCACCACCTTGTTCCTCCTGACTGGCTACAAGAGGCCACTGCCGCCGCTGCCCGCCGGACCAAAAGTGGCGCCGAAAGCAGCCGAGGTGGAGGACGGAGACGATCCACCGGTCGTGGCCGAGCTCCCTCCGAAGCCCCTCCCTCAGACCATGTTACCAAGGAACATGACGGCTGACGCCCTGAAGCCTCCGCTCGGAGCCGCGCAGGTGGCGCCGCCTCCGAGACAGCTGGTGGATGTGGACGTGTGCAG GGGTTACTACGACGTGATGGGGCACTTTGACACCACGTTCAACTGCTCCAAGGGCAGCTACATCTACTGCTGCGGCACCTGCCACTACCGCTTCTGCTGCGAGCACCAGAGGAACCGGCTGGACCAGGACTCCTGCAACAACTACATCTCCCCCGTGTGGGCCGACACGCAGCAGCCCGTCACCGTGCCCGTGGGGAACAAGCCCGACCCGGACTTTGAGACGCTCCAGCAGCACAACAGCAG CACGGCGTACGTGATCGGAGGGGTGATCTCCTTCACTCTGGTGGTTGCAGTGGGCGTCAGGATTGCCTTCAGCAAGGTGGCGCGCCGACCTCGCAACAGGGACATCAACATGCCCAG ATCACTGGTGGATATCTTGCGTCACCAGTCGAGCCCGgtgcagcagggagagaggaacaACACCACAGTGTTGACCACGACCACCTCGGACGGTCGGACGTCTAAAAACCTCTACACGCCCATCCTGCAGAGCAAAGACAACCGCA AGCGTGGAGCCCGGATGAACAACACCCCCCAGCTCTCCTCCGGACCCACCCTGATTTCGGGTAGCGGTAAAGGTCCGAGCGGGGTCGGTGGCAGCAGCATCATGGGAAGCGGCATGAGACACAACAGCAGCCACCCTTCGTTCTCCCACTCCTTCCACAACCTGGCCCAGCTGCCGCCGTCCTACGAGTTGGCCATGAAACCCGAGATCAGCCGCTACAGCTCCCTGAAGAGGCTGG AGAAAGAACTTGACGAGTACTCCAGCTACTACAACTCCAAGCGCCGCTCCAACAACGCTCCGCCCTCCTTCCACTCCTCGCAGCACCACCTGCCCTGGGGAGGCGAGTACACGCTGGGATCCAGGGGCACGCTGCCCCTCAACGGCTCCCGGCCCCGCGTCCAGATCCCCGCCTCCACCCCGAACCCGTACCCTCTTCCCGCCCAGTCGCATTACACCAGCTCTTCCTTCGACAGGCCGCCGCGCCGCGTCCGCTCCCAGGACCAGCTGCTGGCGCTCGGGGAGGGCAACACGCTGTCCCGCCTCTCCAAGAACCAGCAACATCAGTACTACAAAGCCATGATGAACTCCAGCAGGGGCTCCAACTCGCAGACGCTCCGCAG GTCCCATGAGAGGCTCCTGGTCTCCCCGGACCGTCTGGAGGACCAGCTGCTGGCGATGGGTCTGATCATCGGAGgcgacagaggaggaggcagcgggATGGTGCCCACCATGGGCCGGCTCAGCCACCACCAGAAGGCCCAGTCACAGCAGAACATCTGCGTCACGCCGGTCATGGACCGCCACCACATGATCAAGATGAACTCCCACCCGACGCCAGGCCACGACCACGACCGCGACCGCGAACGGAGCTCCGACCGCGTGCCCGCCATGGGCATGCACGGCGGCTGGGAGCCGTCCGGAAGTCACAACGCCCGGCGGATGGCTTTTGCCAGCAAGAGGCAGAACACCGTCGAACAGCTGCACTTCATccccggaggaggaggaggaggagtgcaggGACTGCGGACTGGGAGTAAGAACGAGGTGACggtgtga